A window of the Trichoplusia ni isolate ovarian cell line Hi5 chromosome 4, tn1, whole genome shotgun sequence genome harbors these coding sequences:
- the LOC113493172 gene encoding uncharacterized protein LOC113493172 yields the protein MDYRACIFCLIIFMETPMVFSCLTEEQSEACDAVFSSDAMKWSCCSPMQEFVDITRDCQKQTKSRRFTCAVSECVTAKYGILTKGQIDENKVRALIKNLNANQPESTNLNSQVLKNCLKMKYRQYSTVDPKCDVMKFHSCAFIGYMFGCQQFIQRSRYCKKLSSNVATCKPVFKQYLKKITPCQ from the exons ATGGATTACCGCGCCTGCATTttctgtttaattatatttatggaaaCACCAATG GTATTTTCGTGTCTAACAGAGGAACAAAGTGAAGCTTGTGATGCTGTGTTTAGTTCAGAC GCAATGAAATGGAGTTGTTGCTCACCTATGCAAGAATTCGTCGACATCACTCGGGATTGCCAGAAACAGACCAAGTCAAGAAGATTTACG TGCGCCGTCTCAGAGTGCGTCACAGCGAAATACGGAATCCTAACCAAAGGTCAGATCGATGAAAATAAAGTGAGGGCTTTGATAAAGAATCTGAACGCAAACCAACCAGAGTCCACGAACCTAAATAGTCAGGTTTTGAAGAACTGCTTGAAAATGAAGTACAGACAATACAGTACCGTCGATCCGAAGTGTGACGTCATGAAGTTCCACAGCTGCGCTTTCATAGGATACATGTTT gGATGTCAACAGTTCATTCAACGATCGAGATATTGCAAGAAATTATCTTCCAACGTGGCAACCTGTAAGCCagtttttaaacaatacctTAAAAAGATTACGCCGTGTCAATGA
- the LOC113493589 gene encoding tetratricopeptide repeat protein 25-like, with product MDIFDNAKAQARSIFGQAKDADFLQSFVRVGMPDEEEETPVQKASISKRAPQSAEKGREPEVEDEKITIKERKESVKPKKKFKRKPKRERRRREEELYTDKDRAAAVVMGSKDIKQSLNLKDKAERSSALQLPVEADAGTLLALARAEMMRERYRTAVLFVSKAIELAPDEKAAYVARSKCFLLLGEPRSALVDAEAALKLDPKDAKALLRKAEALYYCGEFEMSLVHYHRGLRARPDLNDFRLGVQKAQEAIENTIGSVKVVKRTGKKRSKSARPVLGQLNSDKIYLENLLKNPDLAIADKKNDVVMKQAEEAIRFLENREEFWRQQQTSGGD from the exons ATGGACATATTCGATAACGCCAAAGCACAAGCGAGGTCCATTTTTGGACAGGCGAAAGATGCGGATTTCTTACAAAGTTTCGTTAGAGTTGGCATGCCCGATGAGGAGGAAGAAACTCCGGTGCAAAAGGCGTCGATCAGCAAGAGAGCTCCGCAGTCCGCTGAGAAAGGTCGCGAGCCTGAAGTTGAAGATGAGAAGATTACTATTAAAGAGAGGAAGGAGTCTGTTAAACCGAAGAAGAAGTTTAAACGGAAGCCTAAACGTGAGAGAAGGCGGCGGGAGGAGGAGCTGTATACTGACAAGGACCGCGCGGCGGCTGTAGTGATGGGCTCCAAGGATATCAAGCAGTCGCTCAACTTGAAGGACAAGGCGGAGCGGAGCAGTGCGCTGCAGCTACCTGTTGAGGCCGACGCTGGCACGCTGCTGGCGCTGGCCAGAGCCGAAATGATGAGAGAACGATACCGTACTGCCGTTTTATTCGTTAGTAAG GCCATCGAACTAGCTCCTGATGAAAAGGCAGCTTACGTGGCGCGTAGCAAGTGCTTCCTGCTGTTGGGAGAGCCTCGCTCAGCCCTGGTTGATGCAGAGGCGGCCTTGAAGCTGGACCCTAAGGACGCGAAGGCACTGCTTCGGAAGGCTGAAGCTCTGTACTACTGCGGGGAGTTCGAGATGAGCCTCGTCCATTACCATCGAGGACTGAGGGCCAGACCAGATTTGAACGACTTCAGACTTGGCGTACAAAAGGCACAG GAGGCGATTGAGAACACGATCGGTTCCGTCAAAGTTGTGAAAAGAACTGGAAAAAAAAGATCAAAATCGGCCAGACCCGTCTTAGGTCAGCTGAACTCGGATAAAATCTACCTCGAAAACTTGTTGAAGAATCCAGATCTGGCCATTGCCGACAAGAAGAACGACGTGGTAATGAAACAAGCAGAAGAAGCTATCAGGTTCTTGGAGAATCGAGAGGAGTTTTGGAGGCAGCAACAGACTTCTGGAGGAGACTAG
- the LOC113493176 gene encoding cyclic nucleotide-gated cation channel beta-1-like isoform X2, producing the protein MEIKVDVHTVHPSASARPISKPIHKRSCGSWCTPETTPVHATLTQTNSNIETKTEIEQDVQQNTDNILSQLQKVRLFAASPPPEQKLDNEITEADTELKEIKPPVSNDDSPDGLPPEETKEVAVIETPQSPVPVSPSRKTCKGLSRLSSFCDPFMPIDPQGRGYISWLLLVTFCYSYNAWCIALRATFPYQTPANTPYWMVADYLCDVVYILDVFFVKPRLMFLHEGFWVTDAAETRKNYRKKSQFKFDVISLLPLDFLYLYFGTQRVILRIPRLLKLQTFWEFHQAMDRVLSSPYVVRIGKTLFYIFYLIHLNACAYYAMSDYIGLGSNGWVYDNQGSAYIRCFYFATKTATSIGKNPKPENTMEYLFMTAAWLMGVFVFALLIGQIRDIIATATRTRTEYRKTLDGSIRYLRRLNMPAPLQRRVALWFNYTWNKQRCFDEPRILNSLPFNMKRDVALEVHMTTLSKVQLFRDCSSSLLRDLVLQLRPVSFLPGDLVVRRGEVGHQMYIIKSGECCVMSVDENEVLATLREGSVFGEISLLGIEGLRRRTATVRSRGYSSLFALSRSDLEAALKHHKQAAQVLRIRADQIIRENAARQAKQRIIKLEAKRSVSIQEETGSSARRRLSNTSSASSLTVEGRKQRSASAMSKRRLSAVSEIGDKPTQPTLADTCVRSKTPIPTIVLSGE; encoded by the exons atggaaattaaagtTGATGTG CACACGGTCCATCCGTCGGCATCGGCGAGGCCGATATCAAAGCCGATACACAAGAGATCATGTGGATCGTGGTGCACGCCAGAGACTACTCCTGTTCATGCTAC GTTGACGCAAACGAATTCCAACATCGAAACCAAAACGGAAATTGAACAAGATGTGCAGCAAAATACAGATAa TATACTAAGTCAGCTTCAGAAAGTGAGGCTTTTCGCGGCAAGCCCGCCACCTGAGCAAAAGCTTGACAATGAAATAACTGAAGCCGATACGGAGCTAAAGGAAATTAAACCACCAGTTTCCAATGATGATTCGCCAGATGG aCTACCACCTGAGGAAACCAAAGAAGTCGCAGTTATAGAAACTCCTCAAAGCCCTGTACCAGTTTCTCCATCACGCAAAACATGCAAAGGCCTCTCGAGATTGTCCTCCTTCTGCGACCCATTTATGCCCATAGATCCCCAAG GTCGCGGCTACATCAGCTGGCTCCTGCTCGTGACATTCTGCTACAGCTACAACGCGTGGTGCATCGCCCTCCGCGCCACCTTCCCTTACCAGACTCCCGCTAACACGCCCTACTGGATGGTAGCGGATTACCTCTGCGATGTGGTCTATATCCTCGACGTGTTCTTCGTGAAGCCCAGGCTTATGTTCCTGCATGAGGGATTCTGGGTCACCGATGCTGCTGAAACTCGGAAGAATTATAGGAAGAAGTCACAATTTAAA ttcgaTGTTATATCCTTGTTGCCTCTGGACTTCTTGTACTTGTACTTCGGGACTCAAAGAGTGATCCTTCGCATTCCTAGGCTATTAAAACTACAGACGTTCTGGGAGTTCCATCAAGCTATGGATCGAGTTCTCTCTTCACCGTATGTT GTACGAATCGGCAAAACTCTGTTCTACATATTCTACCTGATTCACCTGAATGCTTGTGCGTACTACGCCATGAGTGACTACATAGGGCTCGGATCCAACGGCTGGGTTTATGACAACCAGGGTTCCGCATACATCCGCTGCTTCTACTTCGCGACGAAGACCGCGACATCTATCGGCAAGAATCCGAAACCTGAAAATACTATGGAGTATTTGTTCATGACTGCTGCTTGGCTAATGGGAGTGTTTGTGTTCGCGTTGCTGATTGGACAGATTAGGGACATTATTGCGACCGCTACGAGGACCAGA ACGGAATACCGTAAAACCCTAGACGGAAGTATTCGTTACCTGCGCCGTCTAAACATGCCAGCGCCCCTGCAACGGCGAGTAGCGCTGTGGTTCAATTACACTTGGAATAAGCAGCGGTGTTTcg ATGAACCAAGAATATTGAATTCGTTGCCATTTAACATGAAGCGTGATGTGGCTCTTGAAGTACACATGACTACTCTCAGCAag GTGCAGCTGTTCCGCGACTGCTCGTCGTCGCTGCTGCGGGACCTGGTGCTGCAGCTGCGGCCCGTGAGCTTCCTGCCCGGGGACCTGGTCGTGCGCAGGGGGGAGGTCGGACATCAGATGTACATCATCAAGTCCGGGGAGTGCTGC GTAATGTCTGTTGATGAAAACGAAGTACTGGCAACATTGAGAGAGGGATCAGTGTTTGGAGAAATCAGTCTTCTTGGCATTGAAGGATTACGACGTCGTACTGCCACCGTAAG ATCACGCGGATACTCCAGCCTATTTGCCCTATCACGGAGCGATCTTGAAGCCGCTTTGAAGCACCACAAGCAGGCCGCGCAAGTACTCCGTATTCGAGCCGATCAGATCATCCGAGAGAACGCAGCCAGGCAAGCTAAACAACGGATCATTAAACTAGAAGCAAAACGCTCTGTCAGTATACAAGAGGAGACTGGGTCCAGTGCTCGAAGACGGCTGAGTAACACGTCTAGTGCGAGCAGTTTGACGGTGGAGGGGAGGAAGCAACGGTCGGCGAGCGCGATGTCGAAGAGAAGACTGTCTGCTGTTTCAGAGATTGGGGATAAG ccAACTCAGCCCACTTTGGCAGACACATGCGTGAGGTCAAAGACTCCAATACCAACTATAGTGTTGTCCGGCGAATGA
- the LOC113493176 gene encoding cyclic nucleotide-gated cation channel beta-3-like isoform X1 has translation MLYGLNFKGDIMGLDNLKFLRRHTVHPSASARPISKPIHKRSCGSWCTPETTPVHATLTQTNSNIETKTEIEQDVQQNTDNILSQLQKVRLFAASPPPEQKLDNEITEADTELKEIKPPVSNDDSPDGLPPEETKEVAVIETPQSPVPVSPSRKTCKGLSRLSSFCDPFMPIDPQGRGYISWLLLVTFCYSYNAWCIALRATFPYQTPANTPYWMVADYLCDVVYILDVFFVKPRLMFLHEGFWVTDAAETRKNYRKKSQFKFDVISLLPLDFLYLYFGTQRVILRIPRLLKLQTFWEFHQAMDRVLSSPYVVRIGKTLFYIFYLIHLNACAYYAMSDYIGLGSNGWVYDNQGSAYIRCFYFATKTATSIGKNPKPENTMEYLFMTAAWLMGVFVFALLIGQIRDIIATATRTRTEYRKTLDGSIRYLRRLNMPAPLQRRVALWFNYTWNKQRCFDEPRILNSLPFNMKRDVALEVHMTTLSKVQLFRDCSSSLLRDLVLQLRPVSFLPGDLVVRRGEVGHQMYIIKSGECCVMSVDENEVLATLREGSVFGEISLLGIEGLRRRTATVRSRGYSSLFALSRSDLEAALKHHKQAAQVLRIRADQIIRENAARQAKQRIIKLEAKRSVSIQEETGSSARRRLSNTSSASSLTVEGRKQRSASAMSKRRLSAVSEIGDKPTQPTLADTCVRSKTPIPTIVLSGE, from the exons ATGTTAtatggtttaaattttaaaggagACATAATGGGATTGGACAACTTAAAATTCCTGAGACGG CACACGGTCCATCCGTCGGCATCGGCGAGGCCGATATCAAAGCCGATACACAAGAGATCATGTGGATCGTGGTGCACGCCAGAGACTACTCCTGTTCATGCTAC GTTGACGCAAACGAATTCCAACATCGAAACCAAAACGGAAATTGAACAAGATGTGCAGCAAAATACAGATAa TATACTAAGTCAGCTTCAGAAAGTGAGGCTTTTCGCGGCAAGCCCGCCACCTGAGCAAAAGCTTGACAATGAAATAACTGAAGCCGATACGGAGCTAAAGGAAATTAAACCACCAGTTTCCAATGATGATTCGCCAGATGG aCTACCACCTGAGGAAACCAAAGAAGTCGCAGTTATAGAAACTCCTCAAAGCCCTGTACCAGTTTCTCCATCACGCAAAACATGCAAAGGCCTCTCGAGATTGTCCTCCTTCTGCGACCCATTTATGCCCATAGATCCCCAAG GTCGCGGCTACATCAGCTGGCTCCTGCTCGTGACATTCTGCTACAGCTACAACGCGTGGTGCATCGCCCTCCGCGCCACCTTCCCTTACCAGACTCCCGCTAACACGCCCTACTGGATGGTAGCGGATTACCTCTGCGATGTGGTCTATATCCTCGACGTGTTCTTCGTGAAGCCCAGGCTTATGTTCCTGCATGAGGGATTCTGGGTCACCGATGCTGCTGAAACTCGGAAGAATTATAGGAAGAAGTCACAATTTAAA ttcgaTGTTATATCCTTGTTGCCTCTGGACTTCTTGTACTTGTACTTCGGGACTCAAAGAGTGATCCTTCGCATTCCTAGGCTATTAAAACTACAGACGTTCTGGGAGTTCCATCAAGCTATGGATCGAGTTCTCTCTTCACCGTATGTT GTACGAATCGGCAAAACTCTGTTCTACATATTCTACCTGATTCACCTGAATGCTTGTGCGTACTACGCCATGAGTGACTACATAGGGCTCGGATCCAACGGCTGGGTTTATGACAACCAGGGTTCCGCATACATCCGCTGCTTCTACTTCGCGACGAAGACCGCGACATCTATCGGCAAGAATCCGAAACCTGAAAATACTATGGAGTATTTGTTCATGACTGCTGCTTGGCTAATGGGAGTGTTTGTGTTCGCGTTGCTGATTGGACAGATTAGGGACATTATTGCGACCGCTACGAGGACCAGA ACGGAATACCGTAAAACCCTAGACGGAAGTATTCGTTACCTGCGCCGTCTAAACATGCCAGCGCCCCTGCAACGGCGAGTAGCGCTGTGGTTCAATTACACTTGGAATAAGCAGCGGTGTTTcg ATGAACCAAGAATATTGAATTCGTTGCCATTTAACATGAAGCGTGATGTGGCTCTTGAAGTACACATGACTACTCTCAGCAag GTGCAGCTGTTCCGCGACTGCTCGTCGTCGCTGCTGCGGGACCTGGTGCTGCAGCTGCGGCCCGTGAGCTTCCTGCCCGGGGACCTGGTCGTGCGCAGGGGGGAGGTCGGACATCAGATGTACATCATCAAGTCCGGGGAGTGCTGC GTAATGTCTGTTGATGAAAACGAAGTACTGGCAACATTGAGAGAGGGATCAGTGTTTGGAGAAATCAGTCTTCTTGGCATTGAAGGATTACGACGTCGTACTGCCACCGTAAG ATCACGCGGATACTCCAGCCTATTTGCCCTATCACGGAGCGATCTTGAAGCCGCTTTGAAGCACCACAAGCAGGCCGCGCAAGTACTCCGTATTCGAGCCGATCAGATCATCCGAGAGAACGCAGCCAGGCAAGCTAAACAACGGATCATTAAACTAGAAGCAAAACGCTCTGTCAGTATACAAGAGGAGACTGGGTCCAGTGCTCGAAGACGGCTGAGTAACACGTCTAGTGCGAGCAGTTTGACGGTGGAGGGGAGGAAGCAACGGTCGGCGAGCGCGATGTCGAAGAGAAGACTGTCTGCTGTTTCAGAGATTGGGGATAAG ccAACTCAGCCCACTTTGGCAGACACATGCGTGAGGTCAAAGACTCCAATACCAACTATAGTGTTGTCCGGCGAATGA
- the LOC113493183 gene encoding uncharacterized protein LOC113493183: protein MDVEVRRKQVSPEQLTALLEFLKGHVDLAKGLSRGRRRRGKFHTIKTWNSCAKKLNGIKNGAVKDGKAWSKYWCDWKYRVKRRALELKVFKESNRPLPEGMLPLSPMEETIMNIIGESMEGVMIVNDPLAEASLDEAIQNYADNNEDSAINQYFEQPSTSGTKRRRGMDNFAGSVAAERRKPSFDSASGDLEYAQGIETRSSKRLKLRQSSINSLETDSNSQSETKPEVPNTDSDGNDKAALFLNLERQKIFENGKIVRSLEMIHGEITRLATIMSEIKDCLSKHYRPMSVN, encoded by the exons ATGGACGTag AAGTTAGAAGAAAACAAGTGTCCCCTGAGCAGTTGACTGCTCTTCTAGAGTTCTTAAAAGGGCACGTTGATTTGGCCAAGGGTCTCTCACGGGGCCGCCGACGTCGAGGCAAGTTTCACACCATCAAGACATGGAACTCATGTGCTAAGAAGCTAAACGGAATTAAAAACGGAGCTGTGAAAGACGGAAAGGCCTGGTCTAAG taCTGGTGTGACTGGAAGTACCGTGTCAAACGTCGAGCTCTAGAGTTGAAGGTGTTTAAGGAAAGTAACAGACCGCTGCCAGAGGGCATGCTGCCTTTATCACCGATGGAGGAAACCATTATGAATATTATCGGAGAAAGCATGGAGGGTGTGATGATTGTTAATGATCCATTGGCTGAAGCG AGCTTAGATGAAGCAATACAGAATTACGCAGATAATAATGAAGATAGTGCTATCAATCAGTATTTCG AGCAACCTTCAACCAGCGGTACTAAAAGACGACGTGGTATGGATAACTTTGCTGGATCAGTTGCCGCAGAGCGGCGGAAACCGTCATTTGATTCTGCAAGTGGAGATCTTGAATACGCCCAAG gtATTGAAACAAGATCGTCAAAGAGGCTTAAGTTGCGGCAATCATCAATCAACTCCTTAGAGACTGATTCAAACAGCCAGTCTGAAACTAAACCGGAAGTTCCAAATACGGACTCAG ATGGCAACGATAAAGCCGCATTATTCCTGAATCTGGAACGACAAAAgatatttgaaaatggaaagaTAGTGCGATCACTAGAAATGATTCACGGCGAGATCACTCGACTGGCTACCATAATGTCGGAGATCAAAGACTGCTTGAGCAAGCACTACCGTCCCATGAGTGTTAACTAA